The sequence GCGGATTGCCCGAATACCTTCTCGCCGCGGCGTGCGGACGGATCGTCATGCCGCCGGGGTCCATTCTTTTTCTCACGGGATTGACGCTTGAGTCCGTGCACGTCAACGAGCTGCTGACGCGGCTCGACGCCCAGCCGGATCTGTTGCACGTCGGCAAATACAAGAGCGCCGCGGAGACCTTCACCCGCAAGAGCCCGTCGCGCTACGCGAAGCAGATGCTGAACGATCTGGCCGACGGCACGTACGACGCGCTTTTATCCGACGTCGCGAAATATCGCGGCATGACGGTGGATGCGCTGAAAACGCTCATCGATCGCGGACCGTACACACCCGGTGAGGCCAGGGACGCGGGGCTGATCGACGCGGTCGATTACGCCGAGTCGGTGCGCGCCGACGTGAAAAAATCGCTCGGCAGCGCGCGCTTGATTCCGCTCGCGAGGCATCACCGCGTCCGCCACGCGCGCGCGGCCGCGGCCGCGTACGTCGCGAACGAGCCGCGCGTCGCGGTGCTCACCGCGGCAGGAGCGATCGTCGACAAGGCGAGCTCCGGCGCCATTCAGGTGCCGCAACGCGAGTTCTGCCGCGCGATCGACGCGCTGCGCCGCAACAAGCGCGTCGGCGCGGTCGTCCTGCGCGTGGCGTCACCCGGCGGATCGGGAACGGCCAGCGATCTCATTCATCGCGAACTGACGCGCCTTGCGAAAAAGAAACCGCTCGTCGTTGCGTTCGGCGATGTCGCGGCATCGGGCGGATATTATATCGGGTGCGTCGGCCGTCCGATTTACAGCGAGGGGGCGACGATGACCGGATCGATCGGCGTGATCTCCGGCAAGTTCGTGCTTCGTGGATTGTACAAAAAGATCGGCATCGCCAAGGAGATCGTCGCGCGCGGCGCGCACGCGGCGATCTTTTCCGAATACACGCCGTTTTCCGCCACCGAGCGCCAGAAGATGCAGGCGATCAACGAGCGTTTTTACGAGCTGTTCAAGGAGCGCGTCGCCGCCTCGCGCGGAATGCCGGAAGCCGACGTGGAGACGGCCGCGCAGGGGCGCGTGTTTGTCGGGAAACCGGCCCTTGGCTTCAAGCTCGTGGATCGCGCGGGCGGCCTGTGGGAAGCCGTTGTCGAGGCCGCGCGTCTGGCCGGCGCGGATCCGGCGAAAATGCCGCGCGTCGAGCAGGTCGAATACCTGCGTGCGCCGCTACTGCGCGCGGGCGGGTTGCTTGGCGTTGACGCGTTCTTTCCCGCCGTGGATGTCGAACTGGCCTCGCTGGCCGCGCTGTTTACCGGCGAGACGCTGGCGCTGTCGCTCGTCGTTCCCAAGGCAAACGGCGCGCTTCCCTGGTAGCGCGCCGCGCCGGCGATTCGGATTCGTTTCGCTAGTCGCGCGAAAGGGCGACCAGGTACACCAGGTGCAGGATCGCGGTCAGCATCGCGGCGACGTACGTCAGCGCGGCGGCGGAAAGCACGCGCCTCGCCCCGCTGATCTCGTCGTCGCGCAACAGGCCCGTATTGCGAAGCTCGGCCAGGGCGCGGCTGCTCGCGTTGTATTCCACCGGCAGCGTCACGACGTGGAACAATACCGCCGCGGAATACAACACGATGCCGATGCTGATGAGTACGGGAATCTGAAAGAAGAATCCGCCGAAAACAAGCGGCCACATCAGGCTCGAACCGAAGTTGACGACCGGCACCAGGCCAAGGCGCATCTTCATCGGGGCGTAGCCGTCCTTGTCCTGCAGGGCGTGGCCGGCTTCGTGCGCGGCGATGCCGAGCGCGGCGAGCGACGTGCTGTTGGCGACGTCGGGCGACAGACGCAACGTGCGGTCGCGCGGGTCGTAGTGGTCGGTCATCTTTCCGGGAATCCCCTCGATACGCACCTCTTGCAAGCCCGCGCGGTCGAGCAGATGGCGGGCCGCCTGCGCGCCGGTGAGACCCTGCCCGCTGCGCACCTTCGAGTACTTGCGAAACGCGCCGGAAACGCGCATCTGCGCCCAGATGGAAAAGATGATCGCCGGAACCAGAATGACGACCCAGGGACTGAAGACAATCGGCATGGATGAACACTCCTCGAACGCAATGACACGCGCGTTCGATCAAAAGATAAGTCGCCCGGCGCGCGTGTCAACGAAAAGCGTCGGCCTCGACCGGCGCCGCGACGATATTTCCCGGTTGCGGCGATTTGGCGGCGGGTGGTAGCGTTCGCGGCATGGACCGTCAGGGCGCCGAAATCCGCATCCGCGAGCTTCGAAATCAGATCGGGCATCACAATCGGCTCTATTACGAGCTCGACCGGCCGGAAATTTCCGACGCGGAATACGACGCGCTTTTTCGCGAACTCGAGCGCCTGGAGGCGCAATTTCCCGAACTGGCTTCGCCCGACTCGCCAACGCGGATGGTCGGGGCGAAGCCGGCGGAAAAATTCGAGAAGTTTCGCCACGCGCAGCCAATGCTTTCGCTCGGAAACGCGATGGATGCCTCCGAACTTCGCGAATTCGACGCGCGCGTGCGCAAGCTGCTCGAATTGCCGGCGGAGCGCGGCATCGATTACGTCGCCGAACCGAAATTCGACGGCCTGGCGGTCGAGCTCGTTTACGAGAATGGTGCACTTGTCGCCGGCGCAACGCGAGGCGACGGGTTTGTCGGCGAGCTCGTCACGGAAAACCTTCGGCGCGTTCACGGCATCCCCGCGCGCCTCGCCAAGGGCGCGCCCGCGCTGGTTGATGTGCGCGGCGAGGTTTACATGCGCACCGACGATTTCGTGGAACTCAATCGACGGCGCGAGGAGGAGGGGGAGGCCGTTTTCGTCAATCCGCGCAACGCGGCCGCGGGCTCGCTGCGCCAACTCGATCCGCGCGTCACCTCCGCGCGGCCGATCGCTTTTTTCGCGTACGGCGTCGGCCGCCTGGAGGGTGCGCGCCACGCGCGGCAATCGGAGATCCTCGAGGCGCTGGCCGCCTGGGGGTTGCCGGTCAACGATCGCTGGCGCGTTTGCGGCGGCATCGACAAGGCGGTCGCTTTTTATGATGACGCCCTCGCGCACCGGGCGTCGTTGCCCTATCAGATCGACGGGGTCGTGCTGAAGGTCAACGATCTCGCGTGGCAAGACCGCCTCGGCTTTGTCAGCCGCAGCCCGCGCTGGGCGGTCGCCGCGAAGTTCCCCGCCCAGCAGGCGCGGACGGCGATCCGAGGCATCGAGATCAACGTCGGGCGCCTGGGCACGCTGACGCCGGTCGCCAGGCTCGAACCGGTCTTCGTCGGTGGCGCGACGGTATCGAACGCATCGCTGCACAATCAGGACGAGATCGACCGTCTGGACGTGCGCGTCGGCGATACGGTCGTCGTGCAGCGCGCGGGCGACGTCATTCCGGAAGTCGTTTCCGTCGTCGCCGAATTGCGGCCGGACGGCACGAAGCCGTTTTCGATCCTCGAGGCCGTCGGCGGCAAATGCCCCGCGTGCGGCTCGGACGCCGTGCGCCTGCCGGGCGAGGTGGCCGTGCGTTGCATCGGGCTCGCGTGCCCGCGCCGGCTCGTCACGGGCATCCTGCATTTCGCGTCAAAAAACGCCGTCAATATCGACGGCCTCGGCGAAAAGATCGTCACGCAGCTCGTGGACAAGGGGCTCGCCAAATCGCCGGTCGATATCTTTCGCCTTTCGCGATCGGACTGGGCCGACCTTGACCGCATGGCCGAAAAAAGCGCGGACAACATGCTGGCCGCGATCGAGGCGAGCAAGAAGACCACGCTTGCGAAATTCGTGTACGCGCTTGGCGTCCGGCACGTCGGCGAGGCGACGGCCAAGGCGCTCGCCGACGAGCTTGGCTCGCTCGATGCGATCCGCCAGGCGGATGAGCAAGCTCTTGCGTCAGTCCCGGACATCGGCCCGATCGTCGCCCGGTCGATCCACGGCTTTTTCGCCGATCCGAAAAACGCAGCGTTGATCGACGAGCTTTTGGCGCAGGGTTTCGAGTTGGCCGCGCCGGCGCGCGTCACCGGCGGGCCGTTTTCCGGAAAGACGTTCGTGCTGACCGGGACGCTTTCGGCAATGACACGACCGGAGGCGGGCGCGCGGATCGAGGCGCTAGGCGGGCGCGTCGCGGGTAGCGTGTCAAAAAAGACGAGCGTCGTTGTCGCGGGCGAGGAGGCGGGAAGCAAACTCGACAAGGCGCGCGATCTCGGTGTCGAGATCTGGGACGAGGCGCGCTTTCTCGCCGAGATCGGGGAAACGTCATGACCGAAGCCGCGCATGTCGTCGTGACGGGACTGGTGCAGGGGGTGTTTTTTCGCGCGAGTGCCAAGGCGAAGGCGCGCGAGCTTGGTCTTTCGGGCTGGTGCCGCAATCGCCCGGACGGCGCCGTAGAGCTTGTCGTCGAGGGCGAACGCGCCCGCGTGGAAAAGATGATCGCCTGGTGCCGGCAAGGCCCGCCGTCCGCGCGCGTGGACGGCGTGAGCGTGGGATGGGTCGATCCCGCGGGGCTGACCTCGTTTGAGGTGCGCCATTAAAGGGCGGCACGCGCCATGAACGTCCGCACGCAGTCGCTGCTGTTCACCGCGTTCATCGCGCTCGTTCTGGCGATCGTCGTCTGGACACGCAAGGAACGCAGCCGCACCACCCTGCCGTTTTTTCTCTCCAATATTTTCTTGCTCGGTTTTTCGGCGTCGTACGTGCTGTGGAAGCTGACCGGCGACAGCGCCTTTCTGCGCGCCTACGTTGTCGCGACGTTTTTTCTTGCCGCGGGTTACATGTATCTCGCGTACAGCTACATGTTTCGTCCCAGCCGCGTGGTCGAGGCGCTTTTGATCGTCCTTTTCGCCGCAAGCGCGGCGGCGGCCGTGACGTCGTATGTCCCGCGCCTGGATACCGCGTTGCGCGTGATGGCGTTTTTTCCGCCGGCCGACCGGCCGCGCCGTGCCGCCGGGGCGGTCTGGCTCGTTTCCGCGCCCACGTTGGTATTGATCCTTGGCCGCCTGCTTGGCGAAAAGGAGCCGCTGCTTCGCCGCCGCTATCTCGGCCTGTTCGGAATGTCGCTTTCGGCCGCGGGGGTGATCTCGCTCGACCAGCTCATCCGGGGCGGGCCGATCGGCCCCGCGGCGCACGCCTTTTATCATTACTATCTCTATCAGGCGCTGGTGCGTTCGCGCAGCTTCAACCTCCCGCGCGCGGCCGGGCGTCTTGCCGTGCTGCTTTTGTCGGCCACGTTTCTCGCGATCGTGTATGGCG comes from bacterium and encodes:
- the sppA gene encoding signal peptide peptidase SppA yields the protein MPNSEDDNGNDTHTQPARHLGPLGRGLRLIAAAPYYAYGYLIARRRYDGVHVRLSGAYPEVIATSALSAFRKDRVDFASLVLRLRHVVRDERARAAVVAIHPLRIGYARAQEIARHLHAIRAADKKTAAILFGGGLPEYLLAAACGRIVMPPGSILFLTGLTLESVHVNELLTRLDAQPDLLHVGKYKSAAETFTRKSPSRYAKQMLNDLADGTYDALLSDVAKYRGMTVDALKTLIDRGPYTPGEARDAGLIDAVDYAESVRADVKKSLGSARLIPLARHHRVRHARAAAAAYVANEPRVAVLTAAGAIVDKASSGAIQVPQREFCRAIDALRRNKRVGAVVLRVASPGGSGTASDLIHRELTRLAKKKPLVVAFGDVAASGGYYIGCVGRPIYSEGATMTGSIGVISGKFVLRGLYKKIGIAKEIVARGAHAAIFSEYTPFSATERQKMQAINERFYELFKERVAASRGMPEADVETAAQGRVFVGKPALGFKLVDRAGGLWEAVVEAARLAGADPAKMPRVEQVEYLRAPLLRAGGLLGVDAFFPAVDVELASLAALFTGETLALSLVVPKANGALPW
- a CDS encoding zinc metallopeptidase; translation: MPIVFSPWVVILVPAIIFSIWAQMRVSGAFRKYSKVRSGQGLTGAQAARHLLDRAGLQEVRIEGIPGKMTDHYDPRDRTLRLSPDVANSTSLAALGIAAHEAGHALQDKDGYAPMKMRLGLVPVVNFGSSLMWPLVFGGFFFQIPVLISIGIVLYSAAVLFHVVTLPVEYNASSRALAELRNTGLLRDDEISGARRVLSAAALTYVAAMLTAILHLVYLVALSRD
- the ligA gene encoding NAD-dependent DNA ligase LigA, which gives rise to MDRQGAEIRIRELRNQIGHHNRLYYELDRPEISDAEYDALFRELERLEAQFPELASPDSPTRMVGAKPAEKFEKFRHAQPMLSLGNAMDASELREFDARVRKLLELPAERGIDYVAEPKFDGLAVELVYENGALVAGATRGDGFVGELVTENLRRVHGIPARLAKGAPALVDVRGEVYMRTDDFVELNRRREEEGEAVFVNPRNAAAGSLRQLDPRVTSARPIAFFAYGVGRLEGARHARQSEILEALAAWGLPVNDRWRVCGGIDKAVAFYDDALAHRASLPYQIDGVVLKVNDLAWQDRLGFVSRSPRWAVAAKFPAQQARTAIRGIEINVGRLGTLTPVARLEPVFVGGATVSNASLHNQDEIDRLDVRVGDTVVVQRAGDVIPEVVSVVAELRPDGTKPFSILEAVGGKCPACGSDAVRLPGEVAVRCIGLACPRRLVTGILHFASKNAVNIDGLGEKIVTQLVDKGLAKSPVDIFRLSRSDWADLDRMAEKSADNMLAAIEASKKTTLAKFVYALGVRHVGEATAKALADELGSLDAIRQADEQALASVPDIGPIVARSIHGFFADPKNAALIDELLAQGFELAAPARVTGGPFSGKTFVLTGTLSAMTRPEAGARIEALGGRVAGSVSKKTSVVVAGEEAGSKLDKARDLGVEIWDEARFLAEIGETS
- a CDS encoding acylphosphatase, producing MTEAAHVVVTGLVQGVFFRASAKAKARELGLSGWCRNRPDGAVELVVEGERARVEKMIAWCRQGPPSARVDGVSVGWVDPAGLTSFEVRH